The Chryseobacterium geocarposphaerae genome window below encodes:
- a CDS encoding type I polyketide synthase — MKNLTIIGLTPFEKPDVNLIIKLYEADAFPVLSLGHELVISQESLDLLDKNNIPYYGIHISNENLTSLNISEKVQFVIQPIQIPANPLWNLPILYQVSSLEDAKKAEELGAKGIIIKGNEAGGLIGYESTFVLFQRVIREIKSIPVWVQGGIGLHAAAAAKSLGAAGIVLDSQLALFPETSVPMEIKDLCSKLNGTETKIIASHRVLIRPNSPVLPENITSEELTEYFKDLDINKSYIPMGQDISLAIDLYEDFKNLKRLVFAYKEAMYGHLKQAKSLQIINQENILAKDLNLKYPIAQGPMTRVSDVPAFANAVAESGALPFVALSLLKGNAAKSLVFDTKNLAGEKTWGVGILGFAPQELRDEQTSYILEAKPSVVLIAGGRPAQAKVFEKAGIKTFLHVPSPTLLDIFLKEGATNFIFEGRECGGHVGPLSSIVLWEKQIERILKEDHPENISIFFAGGIHNDFSTAFVSIMAAPLAARGVKIGVLMGTAYLYTKEAVEYGAIQEEFQLQAMQAKETVLLETAPGHETRCLDTNFAKYFNEEKSKLIAAGTDKKEVWEQLEKLNVGRLRIAAKGVERQGDQLVNIPKEDQLDLGMYMIGQVATMHDKVISLDELHENVSIQNQKYIQEAGLSEAPVSVEKPLDIAIIGMECIFPNAKNLEEYWKNIVLGKDSVTEVPDERWNKELYYHPDSNEADVSHSKWGGFIPKIDFDPLAFGIPPQSLAAIEPTQLLTLLVAKRAMDDAGYGEKHINKENISVIIGAEGGNDLANSYSFRGYYKQVFGELHEEVKEAFPHTTEDSFPGILANVIAGRITNRLDLGGRNYTVDAACASSLAAIDLACQELVLGKSDMVLAGGADLHNGINDYLMFSSTHALSRKGRCATFDSEADGIALGEGVAILVLKRYEDAVKDGDRIYSVIKGVGGSSDGKALGLTAPRKIGQVRALERAYTQAGISPSSVGLVEAHGTGTVVGDKTELSALTNLFSRSGALPGQTHLGSVKTQIGHTKCAAGLAGLIKASLAVYHGVKPPTIHLQQPNAYYNATTSPFAFNAETGIWSDKNRYAGISAFGFGGTNFHTVIANHPKEDDSAVLQSWPSELFVFRGNTYDEAKIQLNQIKSLLEVNDSIALKDIAYSLATSSEKQIQLSIVADTTEHLMMNIELALSGIESKDTFTVNKKEGKVAFLFPGQGSQRINMARDLFVAFPEMRKLIDSYPELEKVIFPSKTFDDATLKQQKETIKDTRLAQPLLGIVDLALAKFLQSIGIVPDMLAGHSYGELPALCFAGVFEEEKLVDLSIQRAKSILNSVEGGDPGSMIAVSATKENLQPILAQVEGCYPVNYNAPTQCVVAGTTEAINKLMEVLKQERISAKKLEVACAFHSPLLVKSKGLYQTVLENVPFKEMQIPVWSNTTAEIYPTNTSEIKERLTDHLVQPVRFVEELQAMYNDGARIFIEVGPGKVLTGLTKSCLEKDQLTLFVEDNNTNKLTHFLSTLAQYLGTGRSFNIAKLFDGRNAKSIQIDQPELYKKSPAIWRVNGQAAHPTTGSLPVNGALPIINPLQMNNFTQNTQTPVAENQTNAERMLQEYLNSMKMMIQAQRDVMLSFLGQNLQVHQTPVYQAPIQNIPTQHIPTQEVFPSTNNVSQATITVSAKQAPTKDIKTLLLQVVSDKTGYPHEMLGMEMDLEADLSIDSIKRVEIIGTLKAELGSFSSNTANEDTIMEQLAGIKTLNGLVSWLTEHSLASNTTEKVGVTETQASTSQAQAGFSLEELQTTILNIVSDKTGYPKEMLGLDLDLEADLSIDSIKRMEIIGDLKTKIGFGGDMEQADDLMEKLAAIKTLNGLASWIHEMSGNAPSEPEQSALSRLRFDLTPTDISLTENTEILHGKRFAITQNDSNQTLAIKNELEKHGAIAELIDSDKDLTDFDGLIILDLFSSSANHNIIDHVDLIKKMDLDKAKWIYLISDIPAHVQELTDTTLLRHYKGHPGLFKSLAREFEQTNCRLISLTSPQQIENIAEITLKEILTKDKPAEVIYKNDKRHKVDIIPSPLSTGLSEAQIQLDTNSVVLVLGGAQGITSELVKHMSQAYPCTYVLVGRSADPRNQATNSELEAFKTKEEIRAYLIKSGTFTSPSEIEKETIKVYKNNQILRTIRDMEQLGNTIVYQSLDLCDENGLSELINSIYEKYNRLDGVIHGAGLLEDKLFKQKTTSSFGRVFDTKVKPLRVLAEQLRTDCQFVVLFSSIASVYGNKGQTDYAAANSVLDDYANALNKKLKGKVISINWGPWKGAGMVSPTLETEYERRGISLIPLDQGKEIFLNEIKYGTESQVLIMSGSNW, encoded by the coding sequence ATGAAAAACTTAACCATTATTGGATTAACTCCTTTTGAAAAACCGGATGTTAATCTTATTATTAAACTCTATGAAGCAGATGCGTTCCCTGTCTTAAGCTTAGGACATGAGTTGGTGATTTCTCAGGAATCACTTGATCTACTTGATAAAAACAATATACCATATTATGGTATTCATATTTCAAATGAAAACCTAACATCCCTCAACATTTCGGAAAAGGTACAGTTTGTGATTCAGCCTATCCAAATTCCCGCAAATCCTTTATGGAATCTGCCAATCCTCTATCAGGTGAGCAGTTTAGAGGATGCAAAAAAAGCTGAGGAATTAGGAGCAAAAGGTATCATCATCAAAGGTAACGAAGCAGGCGGATTGATAGGATACGAATCGACGTTTGTACTTTTCCAGCGCGTGATTAGAGAAATAAAATCCATTCCTGTCTGGGTGCAGGGCGGAATCGGGCTTCACGCAGCTGCTGCTGCAAAATCTCTTGGAGCCGCCGGTATAGTTCTGGATAGCCAGCTTGCCTTATTTCCGGAAACTTCTGTTCCTATGGAAATCAAAGACCTGTGTTCAAAACTAAACGGTACGGAAACAAAAATTATAGCCAGTCACCGCGTCTTGATAAGACCAAATTCCCCTGTATTACCGGAAAATATTACATCCGAAGAACTTACAGAATATTTCAAAGATCTTGATATAAATAAGAGCTATATTCCTATGGGACAGGATATTTCTTTAGCAATCGATCTGTATGAAGATTTTAAAAATCTGAAAAGATTAGTTTTTGCATATAAAGAAGCCATGTATGGTCATCTGAAACAGGCAAAATCACTTCAGATTATCAATCAGGAAAATATTTTAGCAAAAGATCTCAACTTAAAATATCCCATCGCACAAGGTCCGATGACCCGTGTGAGTGATGTCCCTGCATTCGCCAATGCAGTTGCCGAATCAGGAGCTTTACCATTTGTTGCTCTATCTTTATTAAAAGGTAATGCCGCAAAATCTTTGGTATTTGATACTAAAAATTTAGCCGGAGAAAAAACCTGGGGTGTCGGAATTTTAGGATTTGCACCACAAGAACTGAGAGATGAGCAAACTTCTTATATTTTAGAAGCAAAACCATCTGTCGTTTTGATCGCAGGAGGAAGGCCCGCCCAAGCTAAAGTGTTCGAAAAAGCAGGAATTAAAACATTTTTACACGTTCCCTCTCCCACCCTTTTGGATATTTTCCTTAAAGAAGGCGCTACGAATTTCATTTTCGAAGGTCGTGAATGTGGCGGTCATGTTGGTCCGCTTTCAAGCATCGTTCTTTGGGAAAAACAGATTGAAAGAATCTTAAAAGAAGATCATCCTGAAAACATCAGCATATTTTTTGCAGGCGGAATTCATAATGATTTTTCGACTGCGTTTGTTTCCATTATGGCAGCTCCGTTAGCTGCAAGAGGTGTAAAAATCGGAGTTTTAATGGGAACTGCCTATTTGTACACGAAAGAAGCCGTAGAATATGGCGCGATTCAGGAAGAATTCCAGTTGCAGGCGATGCAGGCGAAAGAAACCGTTTTACTGGAAACTGCTCCAGGACATGAAACACGTTGCTTAGACACGAATTTTGCTAAATATTTTAATGAGGAAAAATCTAAATTAATCGCAGCCGGAACCGATAAAAAAGAAGTTTGGGAACAGCTTGAAAAATTAAATGTCGGCCGTTTAAGAATTGCAGCAAAGGGTGTTGAACGTCAAGGTGATCAATTGGTCAATATTCCTAAAGAAGATCAACTGGATTTGGGAATGTATATGATCGGTCAGGTAGCGACAATGCATGATAAAGTAATTTCTCTGGATGAACTACACGAAAATGTAAGCATTCAAAATCAAAAATACATTCAGGAAGCCGGGCTTTCGGAAGCTCCTGTTTCGGTAGAAAAACCTTTAGATATTGCCATTATCGGAATGGAATGTATTTTCCCTAATGCCAAAAATTTAGAGGAATACTGGAAAAATATCGTTCTTGGAAAAGACAGCGTGACTGAAGTTCCGGACGAAAGATGGAATAAAGAATTATACTATCATCCCGATTCTAACGAAGCCGATGTTTCCCATTCAAAATGGGGCGGATTTATTCCCAAAATCGATTTTGATCCGTTAGCATTTGGTATTCCACCACAATCTCTTGCTGCGATCGAGCCAACACAACTGTTAACTTTATTGGTAGCAAAACGTGCGATGGACGATGCGGGGTATGGCGAAAAACATATTAACAAAGAAAATATTTCCGTAATTATCGGTGCGGAAGGCGGAAATGATTTAGCCAACAGCTATAGTTTTAGAGGATACTACAAGCAGGTTTTCGGTGAGCTTCATGAAGAAGTTAAGGAAGCTTTTCCACATACCACAGAAGATTCTTTCCCGGGAATTTTAGCGAATGTTATCGCGGGAAGAATTACCAACCGTTTAGATTTAGGCGGAAGAAATTATACCGTAGATGCAGCCTGTGCTTCTTCTTTGGCAGCGATTGATCTGGCTTGTCAGGAATTGGTCTTAGGTAAATCAGATATGGTGTTGGCCGGCGGCGCAGATTTACACAACGGAATCAATGATTACCTGATGTTTTCCAGTACACACGCGCTTTCCAGAAAAGGAAGATGTGCTACTTTCGATAGTGAAGCAGACGGAATCGCTTTGGGAGAAGGCGTTGCAATCTTAGTGTTAAAAAGATATGAAGACGCCGTAAAAGACGGCGACAGAATTTATTCTGTGATCAAAGGTGTCGGTGGTTCGAGTGACGGAAAAGCACTTGGATTGACTGCTCCGAGAAAAATCGGACAGGTTCGTGCGCTGGAAAGAGCTTACACACAAGCCGGAATCAGTCCTTCATCGGTTGGCTTGGTTGAAGCTCACGGAACAGGAACTGTGGTCGGTGATAAAACCGAATTGAGTGCATTGACCAACTTATTCAGCCGTTCAGGAGCTTTGCCGGGACAGACGCATTTAGGTTCGGTAAAAACTCAAATCGGACATACAAAATGTGCAGCTGGTTTGGCAGGCTTAATTAAAGCTTCACTGGCAGTTTATCACGGTGTAAAACCTCCGACCATTCACCTTCAGCAGCCGAATGCCTACTACAATGCAACAACAAGTCCTTTTGCTTTCAATGCAGAAACCGGAATTTGGTCTGACAAAAACCGTTATGCGGGAATCAGCGCCTTCGGTTTTGGCGGAACAAATTTCCATACAGTAATCGCCAATCATCCTAAAGAAGATGATTCTGCGGTATTACAATCCTGGCCTTCGGAATTATTTGTATTCCGTGGAAATACGTATGATGAGGCTAAAATTCAATTAAATCAAATTAAATCTTTACTTGAAGTTAATGACAGTATTGCCTTAAAAGATATTGCTTACAGCTTGGCGACAAGTTCAGAAAAACAGATTCAGTTGAGCATCGTTGCCGATACAACAGAACATTTGATGATGAACATTGAACTGGCTTTATCCGGAATTGAAAGCAAAGACACATTTACCGTTAATAAAAAAGAAGGTAAAGTAGCTTTCCTATTCCCTGGACAAGGCAGTCAGCGTATCAATATGGCACGCGATTTATTCGTTGCCTTCCCTGAAATGCGAAAATTAATCGATTCTTATCCAGAATTAGAAAAAGTAATTTTCCCTTCAAAAACATTCGATGATGCCACCTTAAAACAACAAAAAGAAACCATAAAAGATACGCGTTTAGCGCAACCGCTTTTAGGAATTGTTGATTTGGCTTTGGCTAAATTCTTACAATCCATCGGAATTGTTCCCGATATGTTAGCGGGACACAGCTACGGAGAATTACCGGCATTATGTTTCGCAGGCGTTTTTGAGGAAGAAAAATTGGTTGACTTAAGTATTCAAAGAGCAAAATCGATCTTAAACTCTGTTGAAGGCGGCGATCCGGGTTCTATGATTGCAGTAAGCGCAACGAAAGAAAACTTGCAGCCGATTTTAGCACAGGTTGAAGGTTGTTATCCTGTAAATTACAACGCTCCGACTCAATGCGTGGTGGCAGGAACTACGGAAGCCATCAACAAATTAATGGAAGTTTTGAAACAGGAAAGAATTTCAGCAAAAAAACTGGAAGTTGCCTGTGCGTTCCACAGTCCTTTACTGGTGAAATCTAAAGGTTTATATCAAACTGTTTTAGAAAACGTTCCTTTCAAAGAAATGCAGATTCCGGTTTGGTCAAATACGACAGCAGAAATCTATCCGACAAACACTTCCGAAATCAAAGAAAGATTAACAGATCATTTGGTACAGCCCGTAAGATTCGTGGAAGAACTTCAGGCGATGTACAATGACGGTGCAAGAATTTTTATCGAAGTTGGTCCCGGAAAAGTATTGACAGGATTAACAAAATCTTGCTTGGAAAAAGACCAGTTGACGTTGTTTGTTGAAGATAATAACACGAATAAATTAACACATTTTCTTTCAACACTTGCCCAATATTTGGGGACAGGTCGAAGTTTTAACATTGCTAAACTTTTTGATGGCCGAAATGCAAAATCCATTCAAATCGATCAGCCAGAACTGTACAAGAAAAGTCCTGCCATCTGGCGCGTGAACGGACAGGCAGCTCATCCAACGACAGGTTCACTCCCTGTTAATGGTGCATTACCCATCATAAATCCACTTCAAATGAACAATTTCACTCAAAATACCCAAACACCTGTCGCTGAAAATCAGACGAATGCAGAACGTATGTTGCAGGAATATTTAAACAGCATGAAAATGATGATTCAGGCGCAACGTGATGTGATGCTTTCATTCCTGGGACAGAATCTGCAGGTTCATCAGACTCCTGTTTATCAAGCTCCGATTCAAAATATTCCAACTCAGCATATTCCCACTCAAGAGGTTTTTCCATCAACAAACAACGTTAGTCAAGCAACCATTACTGTTTCTGCAAAACAGGCTCCGACAAAAGATATTAAAACATTATTGCTACAAGTCGTAAGTGATAAAACAGGTTATCCTCACGAAATGCTGGGTATGGAAATGGATTTGGAAGCAGATTTAAGTATTGATTCCATTAAAAGAGTTGAAATTATTGGTACCCTGAAAGCTGAATTAGGCTCTTTCTCTTCAAACACAGCGAATGAAGATACAATTATGGAACAATTAGCCGGAATTAAAACATTAAACGGGTTAGTTTCCTGGTTAACAGAACATTCATTAGCATCAAATACAACAGAAAAAGTTGGAGTTACAGAAACTCAGGCTTCAACTTCTCAAGCTCAAGCTGGATTTTCTCTTGAAGAACTTCAGACGACGATTTTAAATATTGTAAGCGATAAAACGGGTTATCCTAAAGAAATGTTAGGTTTAGACCTTGATTTAGAGGCAGATTTAAGCATCGATTCTATCAAACGTATGGAAATTATCGGCGATTTGAAAACTAAAATCGGCTTCGGTGGAGATATGGAACAAGCGGATGATTTAATGGAAAAATTAGCTGCGATTAAAACATTGAACGGATTAGCTTCTTGGATTCATGAAATGAGCGGAAATGCGCCTTCTGAACCGGAACAAAGTGCATTATCCCGTCTTCGTTTTGATTTGACTCCGACTGATATTTCCTTAACGGAAAACACAGAAATTCTTCACGGAAAACGTTTTGCCATCACTCAAAATGACAGCAATCAGACATTAGCGATTAAAAATGAGCTTGAAAAACATGGTGCCATTGCGGAATTAATTGATTCTGATAAAGATTTAACCGATTTTGACGGGTTAATTATTCTTGATTTATTCTCATCTTCCGCCAATCACAACATCATCGACCATGTTGATTTAATCAAAAAAATGGATCTTGATAAAGCAAAATGGATTTATCTGATTTCCGATATTCCGGCTCATGTTCAGGAATTGACAGATACTACTCTTTTGCGTCATTACAAAGGACATCCGGGGCTTTTCAAAAGCCTGGCCCGTGAGTTTGAACAGACGAATTGCAGATTAATCAGCCTTACTTCTCCTCAACAAATTGAGAATATCGCTGAAATTACGTTAAAGGAAATTTTAACGAAAGATAAACCTGCCGAAGTTATTTATAAAAACGACAAAAGACACAAAGTAGATATCATTCCGTCGCCTTTATCGACAGGTTTAAGCGAAGCTCAAATTCAATTGGATACAAATTCCGTTGTATTGGTTCTTGGAGGCGCTCAGGGAATTACTTCAGAATTGGTAAAACACATGTCACAGGCTTATCCTTGTACGTATGTTTTGGTCGGAAGATCTGCAGATCCGAGAAATCAGGCGACAAACAGCGAACTGGAAGCATTTAAAACCAAGGAAGAAATAAGAGCCTATCTTATCAAATCAGGAACATTCACTTCACCTTCTGAGATTGAAAAAGAAACGATAAAAGTTTATAAAAACAATCAGATTCTACGTACAATCCGCGATATGGAACAATTGGGAAATACGATTGTTTACCAATCATTAGACCTTTGTGATGAAAATGGTTTGTCTGAATTAATTAATTCTATTTACGAAAAATATAACCGTTTAGATGGAGTTATTCACGGTGCAGGATTGCTGGAAGATAAATTATTCAAGCAAAAAACAACAAGCTCTTTCGGACGTGTTTTCGATACTAAAGTGAAACCGCTTCGTGTATTGGCAGAACAACTTCGCACGGATTGTCAGTTTGTAGTGTTGTTTTCAAGCATCGCTTCCGTGTACGGGAATAAAGGTCAAACCGACTACGCAGCTGCAAACTCCGTTTTGGATGATTATGCGAATGCTTTAAATAAAAAATTAAAAGGAAAAGTAATCTCCATCAATTGGGGACCTTGGAAAGGAGCTGGAATGGTTTCTCCAACCCTTGAAACAGAATACGAAAGAAGAGGTATATCTCTAATCCCATTGGATCAAGGGAAGGAAATTTTCCTGAATGAAATAAAATATGGAACTGAAAGTCAGGTATTAATCATGTCTGGAAGTAACTGGTAA
- a CDS encoding 3-oxoacyl-ACP synthase III family protein, which yields MTSKIIGVGNYIPSETITNLFFDKHIFLNEQGDALKEDNASITRKLQKITGIVERRYAHSNEVTSDLGLIAAQQAIENAGIDPETLDYIIFAHNFGDVKFGTIQSDMVPSLASRVKHSLQIKNNFCVAYDVLFGCPGWIEAVIQANAFIKSGIAKRCLVIGAETLSRVSDIHDRDSMIYADGAGAVVLESVEDGSGIQSHLSASFTYKEKDYLYFGKSYNNENCPDVKYIKMDGRKIYEFALTNVPEAMKQCLDKSGFSIHDLDKIIIHQANEKMDEAIVERFYQLYNTPLPPNIMPMVIDKLGNSSVATIPSLLAMILKGELKEHQLEKGNVVLFASVGAGMNINAFVYQF from the coding sequence ATGACAAGCAAAATCATCGGCGTAGGTAATTACATCCCTTCAGAAACCATTACCAATTTATTTTTCGACAAACATATTTTCCTAAATGAGCAAGGAGATGCTTTAAAAGAAGATAACGCTTCTATCACCAGAAAATTACAAAAAATAACAGGTATTGTAGAAAGACGCTATGCTCACAGCAATGAAGTGACTTCGGATTTGGGTCTCATTGCCGCTCAACAGGCTATCGAAAATGCAGGTATAGATCCTGAAACCTTAGACTATATCATTTTTGCCCATAATTTTGGAGATGTAAAGTTTGGTACAATTCAGTCAGATATGGTTCCCAGCCTGGCTTCAAGAGTGAAGCATTCCTTACAAATCAAAAACAATTTTTGTGTTGCTTATGATGTATTATTCGGTTGTCCGGGATGGATTGAAGCGGTAATTCAGGCCAATGCTTTTATCAAATCCGGAATAGCAAAAAGATGTCTGGTTATTGGAGCCGAAACACTTTCCAGAGTTTCTGATATTCACGACAGAGACAGCATGATCTATGCAGATGGTGCAGGTGCCGTTGTTTTAGAATCCGTTGAAGACGGATCCGGAATTCAATCTCATTTGTCTGCTTCTTTTACCTATAAAGAAAAAGATTATTTATACTTTGGAAAATCATATAATAATGAAAACTGTCCGGATGTAAAATACATCAAAATGGATGGCAGAAAGATCTATGAATTTGCTCTTACCAATGTTCCGGAAGCAATGAAACAATGCCTGGATAAAAGTGGATTTTCAATTCATGATTTAGATAAAATCATTATTCATCAGGCCAATGAAAAAATGGATGAAGCGATCGTAGAAAGATTTTATCAACTGTACAATACACCACTGCCACCGAATATAATGCCGATGGTAATTGATAAATTAGGAAATAGCAGTGTGGCAACCATTCCTTCTCTACTCGCCATGATCTTAAAGGGAGAATTGAAAGAACATCAATTAGAAAAAGGAAATGTAGTTTTATTTGCTTCTGTAGGTGCAGGAATGAATATTAATGCTTTTGTTTATCAATTTTAG
- a CDS encoding phytase: MKKVNYIIALSILPFILSCAGQGSLGKKLKPSIVTETVMYDTDDPAIWINPQDASKSLIIGTDKDTNGGLYVFDLNGKIVHKILGLKRPNNVDIEYGFDLNGKKIDLAATTERETNKVKLYMLPDLKEIGEISVFDGETERGPMGISMYKNPQTGEIFAVVGRKSGPKDGYLWQYKLVEKDGGITGEVVRKFGKYSGLKEIESIAVDDEAGYIYYSDEMFGVHQYYADPAKGNEELAVFGKGDFKSDVEGISIYPTSSTTGYILVSNQQKDTFNVYLRENPEKGRIAEIPVSTKESDGSEVTNVNLGPKFPKGIFVAMSNGKVFHIYDWRMLEERIKANMKQ; the protein is encoded by the coding sequence ATGAAAAAAGTAAATTATATCATCGCCTTATCCATTCTGCCTTTTATACTAAGTTGTGCAGGACAGGGCTCATTAGGAAAAAAACTGAAGCCTTCTATTGTTACCGAAACCGTAATGTACGATACAGATGATCCTGCCATCTGGATCAATCCTCAGGATGCCTCAAAAAGCTTAATTATCGGAACAGATAAGGATACGAATGGCGGATTGTATGTTTTCGATCTGAATGGAAAAATTGTTCATAAAATTTTAGGATTAAAACGCCCTAATAATGTTGACATTGAATACGGATTTGATCTGAACGGAAAGAAGATTGATCTTGCAGCCACCACCGAAAGAGAAACCAATAAGGTAAAATTATATATGCTTCCCGATTTAAAAGAAATTGGAGAAATCTCAGTATTTGACGGTGAAACCGAACGTGGACCAATGGGAATCTCCATGTACAAAAATCCTCAAACCGGAGAAATCTTTGCAGTAGTCGGAAGAAAATCAGGGCCTAAAGATGGTTATCTGTGGCAGTATAAATTAGTTGAAAAAGATGGAGGAATCACGGGAGAAGTGGTTAGAAAATTCGGCAAATACAGTGGTTTAAAAGAAATCGAAAGTATTGCTGTTGATGATGAGGCAGGATATATTTATTATTCTGATGAAATGTTTGGTGTTCATCAATATTATGCCGATCCGGCAAAAGGGAATGAAGAACTTGCCGTTTTCGGAAAAGGAGATTTCAAATCAGATGTCGAGGGAATTTCAATATATCCTACCTCTTCAACAACAGGCTATATTTTAGTATCAAACCAGCAGAAAGATACTTTTAATGTTTATTTAAGAGAAAATCCTGAGAAAGGAAGAATTGCCGAAATTCCGGTATCTACAAAGGAAAGTGATGGTTCAGAAGTCACAAATGTAAATCTGGGCCCAAAATTCCCGAAAGGAATTTTTGTAGCCATGAGTAACGGCAAAGTCTTTCATATTTATGACTGGAGAATGTTGGAAGAAAGAATAAAAGCCAATATGAAACAATAA